A part of Timaviella obliquedivisa GSE-PSE-MK23-08B genomic DNA contains:
- a CDS encoding ArsA family ATPase has translation MALVLTFLGKGGTGRSTLAIAAAKQFAAQGQRVLLAGQDPTPAFSMLVGTSLSGNPQEIAPNLQAVQLQMTALLEKNWEELKQQEAQYLRTPFFKAVYGQELGVLPGMDSALAMNAIREYDASGLYDVIVFDSTGDQTTIRTLGLPETMGWYIRRFRQVFADSDLGKTLSPFIQPIAAAVLNVNWSGGDLFSQPAGQQMNNMLEQGKAAVADPNRVLAYLVTTGDEGAIASAKYLWGSAQQMGLTVGGVLLNETGVVEAVRSEFHPLPVNHIPSKVGDDWQPLMNALPDFHQASQAPRPITINTAERKVSLFLPGFDKKQVKLTQYGPEVTIEAGDQRRNILLPSELSGRQVTGAKFQDGYLIISF, from the coding sequence ATGGCTCTGGTTTTGACGTTTTTGGGTAAAGGTGGGACGGGTCGATCGACCCTGGCGATCGCGGCTGCTAAGCAATTCGCAGCCCAGGGTCAGCGTGTGCTCCTGGCAGGGCAAGACCCAACCCCTGCCTTTTCTATGCTGGTCGGTACGTCTCTTAGCGGCAACCCTCAAGAAATTGCGCCTAATCTACAGGCGGTGCAGTTGCAAATGACGGCACTGCTAGAAAAGAACTGGGAAGAGTTGAAGCAGCAAGAAGCGCAGTATTTACGAACGCCGTTTTTTAAGGCAGTTTATGGGCAAGAGTTGGGCGTTTTACCTGGCATGGACAGCGCTCTGGCAATGAATGCGATCCGCGAGTACGATGCCAGCGGCTTGTATGACGTAATTGTGTTTGACAGCACGGGCGACCAAACTACCATTCGCACTCTAGGACTACCAGAAACCATGGGCTGGTACATTCGGCGGTTTCGGCAGGTTTTTGCAGATTCAGATTTGGGTAAAACGCTCTCGCCGTTTATTCAACCGATCGCCGCTGCGGTGCTAAATGTGAACTGGTCAGGAGGCGATTTATTTTCTCAACCCGCTGGGCAGCAGATGAATAATATGCTGGAGCAAGGAAAGGCGGCGGTGGCAGACCCTAACCGAGTTTTGGCGTATTTAGTCACAACAGGCGATGAAGGGGCGATCGCATCGGCAAAGTATCTTTGGGGTAGTGCGCAACAGATGGGCTTGACCGTAGGCGGCGTATTGTTGAATGAAACGGGCGTAGTCGAAGCGGTGCGATCGGAGTTTCACCCGTTGCCTGTGAATCACATTCCGTCTAAGGTGGGCGACGATTGGCAGCCCTTAATGAACGCGCTCCCCGATTTTCATCAGGCAAGTCAAGCCCCTCGACCGATTACCATCAATACGGCTGAACGCAAGGTATCGCTATTTTTGCCAGGTTTTGATAAGAAGCAGGTGAAGCTAACTCAGTATGGGCCAGAGGTGACGATTGAGGCAGGCGACCAACGGCGTAATATCTTGTTGCCGTCTGAGTTGAGCGGACGGCAGGTGACAGGCGCGAAATTTCAGGATGGGTATTTGATTATTTCGTTCTAG
- a CDS encoding Uma2 family endonuclease, translated as MTQALSQTLLTFEEYCAYDDGTDTRYELEAGVLTLMPPKSPRNSRIALWLLTQFLPFVLLNQLTNKAEIFVGGSRATCRLPDLVVLSPELAAILEAETRETITFDMPPPLLVVEVVSPGKRNEDRDYRYKRSEYAARGVAEYWIIDPIKSQVMILTLVEGLYEEKIFSGADRLQSEIFRELNLTADQVFAVR; from the coding sequence ATGACCCAAGCTCTATCCCAAACCTTGCTAACCTTTGAGGAGTACTGTGCCTATGACGATGGGACTGATACTCGCTATGAACTAGAGGCAGGAGTTCTGACCCTAATGCCCCCCAAAAGCCCCCGAAATAGCCGTATTGCGCTATGGCTCCTGACTCAATTTTTGCCTTTTGTACTGCTCAATCAACTCACCAACAAAGCTGAAATCTTTGTTGGAGGTAGCCGTGCAACTTGCCGTCTCCCCGATCTTGTCGTGCTATCTCCAGAATTAGCTGCAATTCTTGAAGCTGAAACCAGGGAAACCATTACCTTCGATATGCCGCCGCCACTGTTAGTGGTAGAAGTCGTTTCGCCAGGAAAAAGGAATGAAGACCGAGATTATCGGTACAAGCGATCGGAGTATGCTGCTAGAGGCGTTGCTGAGTATTGGATTATCGATCCTATCAAAAGCCAAGTCATGATCCTGACGTTAGTGGAAGGGCTGTATGAAGAAAAAATCTTTAGCGGAGCCGATCGCCTTCAATCTGAGATCTTTAGAGAGTTGAATCTAACAGCAGATCAGGTTTTTGCAGTTAGATAG
- a CDS encoding ATP-binding protein: MTAFPTNRATTLKAAYRICTPEPLDGEGLDLYYVDLAEVRRSEAIAGVSTILDFQDAGEHNTILFTGHRGCGKSTELKRLQRQWEKTFHVIYLEANEETDINDARYVDLYLIVIKQVEYELRKLGLGFDAGLLKGFEDWFKEVTDETEKTVESSVSMTGEVTLSSGGIIPPFIAKLLVKLMAQIKGSDKRKTTIRQTLEQDISRLKADINLLLDDGLHKLRRKLPNCKDFLIIFDNLDRVPKGVSDHLFFDYAAQLQELHCTLIYTVPLAALYSPRNMSNTFGSPNIVPMVNIYQFERDRCDLAYNEPVLAKMASVIEQRVDVEAVFAERESLLGLARSSGGHVRQLMQIMQTSCLTASTRGHAKIEKDDVLYAVNKAQFEFERLIPAEHYPLLAQTCVTKNVSKDETGQLMLFNTSVLEYNGTNRWNDVNPLVKKIDAFQQSLEAFQAFQAL; encoded by the coding sequence ATGACTGCTTTTCCTACGAACCGTGCCACAACGTTGAAAGCTGCATACCGGATATGCACTCCTGAGCCTTTGGACGGAGAAGGCTTGGATCTTTACTATGTAGATTTGGCGGAGGTGCGGAGAAGTGAGGCGATCGCTGGAGTCAGCACTATTCTAGATTTCCAGGATGCTGGAGAACACAACACCATTTTGTTTACGGGGCATCGGGGCTGTGGCAAAAGCACTGAGCTAAAGCGCCTTCAGCGGCAGTGGGAAAAGACTTTTCATGTCATTTATTTAGAAGCGAATGAGGAGACGGACATCAACGATGCTCGCTATGTTGACTTGTACTTGATTGTGATTAAGCAAGTGGAGTATGAGCTACGGAAATTAGGGCTGGGTTTTGATGCGGGTCTGCTGAAAGGCTTTGAAGATTGGTTTAAAGAGGTGACAGACGAAACTGAGAAAACGGTGGAGTCGTCGGTGAGTATGACGGGTGAAGTGACACTGAGTTCAGGGGGGATCATTCCTCCGTTTATTGCCAAGCTGTTGGTGAAGCTGATGGCGCAAATTAAAGGTTCCGATAAGCGTAAAACGACAATTCGGCAGACTTTGGAGCAGGATATTTCGCGGCTGAAGGCAGATATTAATTTGTTGCTAGACGATGGGCTACATAAGCTTCGCCGCAAGTTGCCGAACTGCAAAGATTTTTTGATTATTTTTGATAATCTCGATCGCGTTCCTAAAGGAGTTTCTGATCACTTATTTTTTGATTATGCGGCTCAGTTACAAGAGCTTCACTGCACGTTAATTTATACCGTGCCTCTCGCGGCTCTCTATTCGCCGCGCAATATGAGCAATACTTTTGGTAGCCCCAATATTGTGCCGATGGTGAACATCTACCAGTTTGAACGCGATCGCTGTGATTTGGCGTATAACGAACCTGTGTTGGCAAAGATGGCGAGTGTGATTGAGCAGCGGGTGGATGTAGAGGCGGTGTTTGCGGAGCGGGAATCGTTGCTGGGACTGGCGCGATCGAGCGGGGGACACGTGCGGCAACTCATGCAGATTATGCAAACGTCTTGTCTAACGGCGAGCACTAGAGGGCACGCTAAGATTGAAAAAGATGATGTGCTGTATGCTGTGAACAAAGCCCAGTTTGAGTTTGAGCGGTTAATTCCGGCTGAACACTACCCGTTGCTGGCGCAAACCTGCGTAACCAAAAATGTCAGTAAGGATGAAACGGGGCAATTGATGCTGTTCAATACGTCGGTGTTGGAATATAACGGCACAAACCGCTGGAATGATGTCAACCCGTTGGTGAAGAAAATCGATGCTTTCCAACAATCCCTCGAAGCCTTCCAAGCCTTTCAAGCCCTCTAA
- a CDS encoding tetratricopeptide repeat protein: MLSNNPSKPSKPFKPSKISLGNLFLSKQAEAQQFLALNSSSLAELLTFIDFAENLAIAFVEMNFPADANALIEALQNHPQCQDIQFVVFDFSQQPELRFLRDELIQRLATVPCDQNKKLVLVIRGLERAIGISGNDPPVLQDLNFIRDAYKTSVPYPMLFILPDYALTRLAKFAPDFWAWRSGVFQFQTTPKTRDDALKFLEPEMVDRRYDRPVSPERIETLERLLMEYHPSGQAIASDNLGTCGDILHQLGVAYLSQNNSGKAGEYLVEALKLAEQREDLSLQARVKSDLGEAYLRLRYFEEAIAYVQQALDIQEQLDNSQGKAESLKIQGAAYFLLERYEEAIASFNQSIQIKPDDRYAWYRRGKTLHSLGRYEESIASYQTSLEISREIGVRNHEAILLFKLAHTFSKLDRKQESIQHYQDARQLFQAIGLEEEVKNCEHAIASLESSN, from the coding sequence ATGCTTTCCAACAATCCCTCGAAGCCTTCCAAGCCTTTCAAGCCCTCTAAAATATCATTGGGCAACCTGTTTCTGAGTAAACAAGCTGAAGCCCAGCAGTTTTTAGCACTTAACTCATCGTCGTTGGCGGAGTTGTTGACGTTTATTGATTTTGCTGAAAATCTGGCGATCGCTTTCGTAGAGATGAACTTTCCTGCTGATGCGAATGCGTTGATTGAGGCGTTGCAGAACCATCCTCAGTGTCAAGATATTCAGTTTGTGGTGTTTGATTTTTCGCAGCAGCCGGAACTCCGGTTTTTGCGCGATGAATTGATTCAGCGGTTGGCAACGGTGCCCTGTGATCAGAACAAAAAATTGGTGTTGGTGATACGAGGGTTGGAGCGGGCGATCGGCATCTCTGGGAATGATCCGCCTGTGTTACAGGATCTCAATTTTATTCGAGATGCCTATAAGACCAGTGTGCCTTACCCGATGCTGTTCATTTTGCCTGACTATGCCTTGACGCGACTGGCAAAGTTTGCGCCCGATTTTTGGGCTTGGCGATCGGGGGTGTTTCAGTTTCAAACCACGCCTAAAACCCGTGATGATGCGCTGAAGTTTCTAGAGCCAGAAATGGTGGATCGGCGCTATGACAGACCTGTTAGCCCAGAGCGCATTGAGACATTAGAGCGATTATTGATGGAGTATCATCCTTCGGGACAGGCGATCGCTTCAGACAACTTGGGGACTTGTGGCGATATTTTGCATCAGTTGGGTGTGGCTTACCTCAGTCAGAATAATTCTGGAAAAGCCGGTGAATATTTAGTTGAAGCTTTGAAACTGGCAGAGCAACGGGAGGATTTGTCGTTGCAGGCGAGGGTGAAAAGTGATTTGGGTGAGGCTTATCTGCGGCTGCGATACTTTGAAGAGGCGATCGCTTATGTTCAGCAGGCATTGGACATTCAAGAGCAGCTTGACAATTCACAGGGTAAAGCAGAGTCATTAAAGATTCAGGGCGCAGCTTACTTCTTATTAGAACGTTATGAGGAAGCGATCGCCAGCTTCAACCAATCGATACAAATCAAGCCGGACGATCGTTATGCCTGGTACAGACGAGGCAAAACGCTCCACAGCTTAGGACGCTATGAAGAATCGATTGCTTCTTATCAAACATCACTGGAAATTAGTCGGGAAATTGGCGTTCGTAATCACGAAGCAATTTTGTTATTTAAACTAGCGCACACTTTTTCTAAACTCGATCGCAAGCAAGAATCCATTCAGCATTATCAAGATGCTAGGCAACTGTTTCAGGCTATTGGTTTAGAAGAAGAAGTAAAAAACTGTGAGCATGCGATCGCATCCCTCGAATCATCGAACTAA
- a CDS encoding type II toxin-antitoxin system HigB family toxin translates to MHVISYRRIREFSESHADIIEALDNWFKVASKANWATLIEVQTVFPKAEAVGGFTVFNIKGNHYRLIVSIDYKGQLIYIKYILTHAEYDKEKWKNDPYF, encoded by the coding sequence ATGCATGTGATTAGCTACAGACGCATCCGCGAGTTCAGCGAAAGCCATGCCGATATCATTGAAGCGCTAGACAATTGGTTCAAAGTTGCCAGCAAAGCAAACTGGGCTACTCTTATCGAAGTTCAAACTGTTTTCCCAAAAGCTGAGGCAGTAGGAGGTTTCACAGTTTTTAATATCAAGGGAAATCACTATCGGTTAATTGTCAGCATCGACTACAAAGGGCAGTTGATTTACATCAAGTACATTCTGACCCATGCAGAATATGACAAGGAGAAGTGGAAGAATGACCCTTACTTTTAA
- a CDS encoding transcriptional regulator translates to MTLTFNPEKYKDLLAQHQPRLINTEAENDKALAVVEELMHRRDRTPEEDALYQLLIALIEKFEQSHYSPQPTSPQSMLLFLMEQRQLEPSDLINALGSTTAATAIMTGSAPINPQQAELLGRFFQVDPELFQH, encoded by the coding sequence ATGACCCTTACTTTTAACCCCGAAAAATACAAAGACTTACTTGCCCAACATCAGCCCAGACTAATCAACACTGAAGCCGAGAATGACAAAGCTTTGGCAGTGGTTGAAGAATTAATGCATCGGCGCGATCGCACTCCTGAAGAAGATGCGCTCTACCAGCTTTTGATTGCACTAATCGAAAAGTTTGAGCAAAGCCACTACTCCCCTCAACCCACTAGCCCCCAGTCCATGCTGCTTTTTTTGATGGAACAACGACAACTTGAACCCAGTGACCTTATCAATGCACTCGGTTCAACCACCGCAGCAACAGCAATAATGACAGGCAGTGCTCCCATCAACCCACAGCAAGCCGAATTGTTAGGCAGATTTTTTCAGGTTGATCCTGAGCTGTTTCAACATTGA
- the chlG gene encoding chlorophyll synthase ChlG, which yields MSESTPPVPSPESDAASDRNAKTRQLLGMKGAQAGETSIWKIRLQLMKPITWIPLIWGVVCGAASSGNYTWTLENVLIAAACMLMSGPLLAGYTQTINDFYDRDLDAINEPYRPIPSGIITLPQVIVQVWVLLLGGIGVAYALDTWAGHSFPTVTALAIGGSFVSYIYSAPPLKLKKNGWAGNYALGASYIALPWWAGHALFGDLNWTIVLLTLFYSLSGLGIAIVNDFKSVEGDRQLGLNSLPVMFGVGTAAWICVLMIDVFQSGIAAYLMSIHQNLSAVLLVLLIIPQITFQDMYFLRDPLKNDVKYQASAQPFLVLGMLVTALALGRAGV from the coding sequence ATGTCAGAGTCTACTCCTCCCGTTCCTTCCCCTGAATCTGACGCTGCCAGCGATCGCAATGCCAAGACCCGCCAGCTTTTAGGCATGAAAGGCGCGCAGGCTGGCGAAACTTCCATCTGGAAAATTCGTTTGCAGTTGATGAAGCCGATCACCTGGATTCCATTAATCTGGGGCGTGGTCTGTGGGGCAGCCTCCTCTGGTAACTACACCTGGACGCTAGAAAATGTTTTGATCGCAGCGGCTTGTATGTTGATGTCTGGTCCGCTGTTGGCAGGCTACACCCAAACCATTAACGACTTCTACGATCGCGATTTAGACGCTATCAATGAACCCTATCGCCCCATTCCTTCCGGGATTATTACACTCCCGCAAGTCATAGTGCAGGTCTGGGTATTGCTGTTGGGAGGCATTGGCGTAGCGTATGCGCTAGATACTTGGGCAGGGCATTCTTTCCCAACTGTTACTGCTCTGGCGATCGGTGGCTCTTTCGTTTCCTACATCTACTCTGCGCCACCGCTAAAGCTGAAGAAAAATGGCTGGGCAGGAAATTATGCCCTAGGCGCTAGTTACATCGCTCTGCCTTGGTGGGCGGGTCATGCTTTGTTTGGCGATTTGAACTGGACGATCGTGCTGCTGACGTTGTTCTATAGTTTGTCAGGGCTAGGCATTGCCATTGTCAATGACTTTAAGAGCGTGGAGGGCGATCGCCAACTCGGTTTGAACTCCCTGCCCGTCATGTTTGGCGTGGGTACCGCCGCTTGGATTTGCGTGCTGATGATTGATGTTTTCCAATCTGGAATTGCTGCTTACCTCATGAGTATTCACCAGAATCTCTCTGCCGTGCTGCTTGTGCTGCTGATCATTCCCCAAATCACTTTCCAAGACATGTACTTTTTGCGCGACCCCCTTAAAAATGATGTGAAGTATCAGGCAAGCGCTCAACCCTTCTTGGTTTTGGGAATGTTGGTGACGGCACTGGCGCTAGGTCGGGCAGGGGTCTAG
- a CDS encoding PBP1A family penicillin-binding protein yields the protein MTHNTMSGNTDPNSNDSEMPILPRFDPDGAEPRRAVPPRRRRNRYKLSFPKVPMPRRWWSWALIVIGIGACGGAVAARSTIVAIEKDLPNPKDVLTYSRVGSTTIKAEDGTVLQQIGPATRDKVSIAKMPKVLAEAFISSEDTDFYSHSGIDYQAIARASLANLFAGKVVEGASTITQQLSRIAFLDQERSLARKAREALLAQKMERELSKDQILESYLNLVYLGSGAYGVADASWIYFSKPVEELSLGEMAMIAGMAPAPSTYSPQVNPDLAKQRRNIVLQRMVKAGFITESERIVAAATPIAIQPSNPKYQASETPYFTSYVLQELPKYVSREEMELGGLTVETTMNLKWQKLAQATIQNAIADYGYNQGFEQAALVSIDPRTGEVKALVGGDDFNKSQFNRATQAQRQPGSTFKAFVYSTAIAAGFSPYRGYVDGKLVVDGYEPRNSSKSFRGSVSMKDALTSSINVVAVKTLIDVGFDPVIEMAKRMGIKSPLLGAYSLALGSSEVNLLELTSAYGTLAAAGNRSEAHGITRVLNRYGKVIYEAKFKPNRAIDADSASIMTWMLEGVVNQGTGGAAALPDRGVAGKTGTSEKRRDLWFVGYIPQLVTGVWMGNDDSSPTYGASSTAAATWYDFMIEATDGMKVEEFPKIPDVEGRDGTVKAEPVTPGRISASSYGGSDTDAEEEDGYSGSWSDPSDSSSGGYYEDPVPAGNDSADSGLGSASSDLAPVDPDPADLAPAPEEPTIAEPIPTGDETAPAVPIVEPPPAVVPLEPIEPVAPAPVLNTP from the coding sequence ATGACCCACAACACTATGTCTGGCAACACCGATCCCAATAGCAATGATTCTGAGATGCCGATTTTGCCAAGGTTTGACCCCGATGGAGCAGAGCCACGTCGGGCAGTTCCTCCTCGGCGGCGGCGGAATCGCTACAAACTTTCATTCCCCAAGGTGCCCATGCCCAGACGTTGGTGGAGTTGGGCGCTGATAGTGATCGGAATTGGAGCCTGTGGGGGGGCTGTGGCAGCGCGATCGACGATCGTGGCGATCGAGAAAGATTTGCCTAATCCCAAGGACGTTTTGACCTACAGTCGCGTTGGGTCAACGACGATTAAGGCAGAAGACGGCACAGTTCTTCAACAGATTGGGCCTGCCACCCGCGACAAAGTTTCGATCGCAAAAATGCCCAAAGTGCTAGCAGAAGCCTTCATTTCTTCAGAAGACACCGACTTTTATAGCCACAGTGGAATTGACTATCAAGCGATCGCTCGGGCTTCCTTGGCTAACCTGTTTGCAGGTAAGGTCGTCGAAGGTGCCAGTACCATTACTCAACAGCTTTCTCGGATTGCGTTTCTCGATCAAGAGCGGAGCTTGGCGCGGAAGGCACGGGAAGCACTGTTGGCGCAGAAAATGGAGCGAGAACTGTCAAAAGACCAAATCTTAGAGAGCTATCTTAATTTGGTTTACTTAGGTTCAGGGGCTTATGGCGTTGCGGATGCCTCCTGGATCTATTTCAGCAAGCCTGTAGAAGAACTATCTCTGGGGGAAATGGCAATGATTGCAGGGATGGCACCTGCCCCCAGCACCTATTCTCCTCAAGTTAACCCTGATCTAGCCAAGCAACGACGCAACATTGTTTTGCAACGAATGGTCAAGGCAGGGTTTATAACTGAGTCGGAGCGCATAGTGGCGGCGGCAACTCCGATCGCCATTCAGCCCAGCAACCCTAAATATCAGGCAAGCGAAACGCCGTACTTCACGTCCTACGTATTGCAAGAGTTGCCTAAGTACGTTTCTAGAGAGGAAATGGAACTGGGTGGGTTGACGGTAGAAACTACCATGAACTTAAAGTGGCAGAAGTTAGCACAGGCGACGATTCAGAACGCGATCGCCGACTATGGCTATAACCAGGGGTTTGAGCAAGCGGCACTGGTTTCTATTGACCCTCGTACAGGCGAAGTCAAAGCGCTGGTCGGTGGCGATGATTTCAATAAAAGTCAGTTTAATCGCGCCACGCAGGCACAACGCCAGCCGGGTTCTACCTTTAAGGCGTTTGTGTATTCTACGGCGATCGCCGCTGGGTTTTCGCCGTACCGAGGATATGTAGACGGCAAGCTCGTAGTGGATGGCTACGAACCCCGCAACTCTAGTAAATCTTTCCGGGGTTCGGTTTCCATGAAAGATGCCCTGACCTCATCCATCAACGTCGTTGCCGTTAAAACCTTAATTGACGTAGGGTTTGACCCAGTGATTGAGATGGCAAAACGAATGGGGATCAAATCTCCGCTGCTGGGTGCCTATTCCCTGGCTTTAGGTTCTTCAGAGGTTAACCTTCTGGAGTTAACCAGCGCTTACGGAACGCTTGCCGCAGCGGGTAATCGCTCTGAGGCACATGGGATTACGCGAGTGCTTAACCGCTATGGCAAGGTGATTTACGAAGCAAAGTTTAAGCCGAATCGCGCTATTGATGCAGACAGCGCCTCCATCATGACCTGGATGCTGGAAGGCGTGGTGAATCAGGGTACAGGTGGAGCGGCAGCATTGCCCGATCGCGGTGTCGCCGGAAAAACTGGCACCTCCGAAAAACGTCGTGATCTCTGGTTTGTGGGCTACATTCCCCAGCTTGTAACAGGAGTGTGGATGGGCAATGATGACAGTAGTCCTACCTATGGCGCTAGCAGCACGGCAGCAGCCACTTGGTATGACTTCATGATTGAAGCGACAGACGGAATGAAAGTTGAGGAATTTCCCAAGATTCCTGATGTTGAGGGACGAGACGGCACGGTTAAAGCGGAACCTGTGACTCCAGGCAGAATTTCCGCAAGCAGCTACGGTGGTTCTGATACAGATGCGGAGGAAGAGGACGGATACAGCGGCAGTTGGAGTGACCCTTCGGATTCTTCGTCGGGTGGCTATTACGAAGATCCAGTGCCTGCGGGGAATGATTCGGCGGATAGTGGTTTGGGCAGCGCCTCTAGTGACCTTGCCCCTGTTGATCCTGATCCTGCTGATCTTGCCCCTGCGCCAGAAGAGCCTACGATCGCTGAGCCGATTCCCACAGGAGACGAAACTGCACCCGCAGTGCCCATTGTTGAACCTCCTCCGGCAGTGGTTCCCCTAGAGCCTATCGAGCCAGTGGCTCCAGCGCCCGTCTTAAACACTCCCTAG
- a CDS encoding creatininase family protein, which translates to MHSFVPPDRFFPYLTWTDIQQMPDKGNVVVLQPMGAIEQHGPHLPLIVDAAIATSVLGKALAQLESTVPAYALPPLYYGKSNEHWNFPGTITLSAPTLMALLTEVAESLYRSGFRKFVLVNAHGGQPQVLEIVARDLHQKYPDFQVFPLFIWNVPNVAVDLLTPKEAQLGIHAGDAETSLLLSILPDTVKMAAAVQEYPRGLPDSLLSMEGKLPFAWVTKDVSDSGVLGDPTGATKDKGDRILASLVESWTQVIQDIYQFEPPRT; encoded by the coding sequence ATGCACAGTTTTGTTCCTCCCGATCGGTTTTTTCCGTATCTAACTTGGACAGATATTCAGCAGATGCCTGATAAAGGTAATGTGGTTGTGCTTCAGCCAATGGGCGCGATCGAGCAGCATGGCCCTCATCTGCCACTCATTGTCGATGCCGCGATCGCCACCTCTGTTCTGGGCAAGGCTTTAGCCCAACTCGAATCGACCGTTCCGGCATACGCTCTGCCGCCTCTTTACTACGGCAAATCTAACGAACACTGGAACTTTCCGGGCACCATTACCCTCAGCGCTCCTACCCTGATGGCGTTGTTAACAGAAGTTGCCGAGAGCCTTTACCGATCCGGATTTCGCAAGTTTGTCTTGGTTAATGCCCATGGTGGACAGCCTCAAGTGCTAGAGATCGTGGCGCGAGATCTGCATCAAAAATATCCAGACTTTCAGGTGTTTCCCCTATTCATTTGGAATGTCCCCAATGTTGCAGTTGACTTACTCACTCCTAAAGAAGCCCAACTGGGCATTCATGCCGGAGATGCTGAAACCAGCTTACTGCTGTCGATTTTGCCCGACACCGTAAAAATGGCTGCGGCTGTGCAAGAGTATCCTCGCGGCTTGCCCGATAGCCTGCTCAGTATGGAGGGCAAGCTGCCGTTTGCTTGGGTGACAAAGGATGTGAGCGACAGCGGCGTATTAGGCGATCCAACCGGGGCAACGAAAGACAAGGGCGATCGCATTTTGGCTTCTTTGGTTGAAAGTTGGACGCAGGTGATTCAAGATATTTATCAGTTTGAGCCGCCTAGGACATAA